A DNA window from Jaculus jaculus isolate mJacJac1 chromosome 1, mJacJac1.mat.Y.cur, whole genome shotgun sequence contains the following coding sequences:
- the LOC101601095 gene encoding olfactory receptor 6Y1 has product MIIGVLEVDNLTATTHFILLGFPTRPSFQLVLFSVFLTTYLLTLVENLLIILAVRGNRQLHKPMYFFLSHLSFLEMWYVTVISPKMLADFLSQDKSISFNGCMTQLYFFVTFVCTEYILLAVMAFDRYIAICNPLRYPIIMTSQLCGVLAGGCWFCGLITAMIKMVFIARLRYCGTPRINHYFCDISPLLNVACEDSAQAELVDFFLALMVIAVPLCVVVASYATILTTILKIPSAQGRKKAFSTCASHLTVVTLFYSTTLFTYARPKLMYAYNSNKVVSVLYTVIVPLLNPIIYCLRNREVKAALKKTVLRNRSGSRGDEEFSS; this is encoded by the coding sequence ATGATCATCGGGGTTCTCGAAGTGGACAACCTTACTGCGACAACGCATTTCATTCTTCTGGGATTCCCCACCCGACCATCCTTCCAGCTGGTGctcttctctgtcttcttgaCAACCTACTTGCTGACgctggtagagaaccttctcatcATCCTGGCTGTGCGAGGCAACAGGCAGCTGCACAagcccatgtacttcttcctgagCCACCTCTCTTTCCTGGAGATGTGGTATGTCACAGTCATCAGCCCCAAGATGCTGGCAGACTTCCTCAGCCAGGACAAGAGCATCTCCTTCAACGGCTGCATGACTCAACTGTACTTCTTTGTGACCTTTGTCTGCACTGAGTACATACTCCTGGCTGTCATGGCCTTTGACCGCTACATAGCCATTTGCAATCCGCTGCGCTACCCCATCATTATGACCAGCCAGCTCTGTGGCGTGCTGGCCGGGGGATGCTGGTTCTGTGGACTCATAACTGCCATGATTAAGATGGTTTTCATAGCCCGCCTCCGCTACTGTGGCACGCCTCGTATCAATCACTACTTTTGCGATATCTCTCCACTGCTCAATGTCGCCTGCGAGGACTCCGCGCAAGCCGAGCTGGTAGACTTCTTCTTGGCCCTCATGGTCATTGCTGTCCCTCTTTGTGTAGTTGTGGCCTCTTACGCCACCATTCTCACCACCATCCTCAAGATCCCATCTGCCCAAGGTCGCAAAAAGGCATTTTCCACCTGCGCCTCTCATCTCACGGTTGTAACCCTCTTTTACTCCACGACCCTGTTCACCTATGCCCGCCCAAAGCTCATGTATGCCTACAATTCTAACAAGGTGGTGTCTGTTCTCTACACTGTCATCGTTCCGCTTTTAAATCCCATCATTTACTGTCTGAGGAACCGGGAAGTAAAAGCAGCCCTCAAAAAGACTGTACTTCGCAATAGAAGTGGGTCCAGGGGAGATGAAGAATTCAGTAGTTAA